The nucleotide sequence TTTGCCCATAATTCGAATAAATACCTTTAATCAAACCATACAGGATGAACCTAAAATTTTGGCCAGGATGGAGATTGTTGACCATCCTTTGCCTTTAAGGAATTTCATCAACGATTTACCGGATGATTTTCATGGTACCATCGGAATTGAGCATAGGGGTGCAAGTTCTCAGTCCTTTCCCAAAAAGTCATTTGGGTTTGAGGTTTGGGATGTAAATCAAAACGATAGTGATGCCGCCATATTGGATTTACCACCTCAAAGTGATTGGGTATTACATGCTTCCTTCACAGATAAAACCCTGATGAGGAATGTAATGTCTTATCAGCTATTCAATCAAATGGGACATTATGCTTCCAGGTCACGGTATGTGGAATTGGTTTTAAATGGAGAATACCAAGGTGTTTATGTGCTATTGGAAAAAATCAAAAAGGATGAAAACAGGGTTTCCATTTCTAAATTAACCGTTTCGGATAATTTTGGAGACGAACTCACAGGTGGTTATATTTGGAAAATCGATCGATACAACGGTAGTGATAATTCTTTTGCCTGGCGTTCTAAAATTCATCCATGCGACGAAAATAGTCCCGATACTAATTTCTTCCTCCTGGAATATCCCGCTGCGGATGTTGTAACACCCCAACAAACCGCATATATTCAGTCCAAAATGGATAGTTTTGAACTGGCTTTGATGTCTCCTAATTTTATGGATGAATCAATAGGCTATCGCCGCCACATTGACTTTCCATCTTTTATTTCGGCAACCATCATTAATGAGTTAAGCAAAAATGTGGATGCCTATCGCTTAAGTACCTATTTACATAAGGATAAGGATAGCAAAGGTGGGAAAATAAAACTTGGACCAATTTGGGATTATGATTTGGCCTGGAGAAATGCAGATTATTACGGTGGAGCCGACCCCGCAGGTTGGCAATATGAAGTTTGTGGCGATGGTTATCAAAATCCGTTCTGGTGGAAAAGATTAATGGAAGATACCGTTTGGCAAAATGAATTTTATTGTCAATGGTGGCACAATAGGTCCACCTTCCTGGATACCGCATACCTGGCTAATTCTATGCGAGAACGTGCACTTTTTCTCCACGAAGCTCAACAACGTAATTTTGAATATTGGCCTATTCTGGGTTCATATGTTTGGCCCAATCCTGAACCTATTGCACAAACCTATTCAGAAGAAATTGAAAATACCATCGATTGGATTAAACGTCGCATTGAATGGATGGATGCACATATTCCCGGTCATTGCCCTATCCTAGATCATACAGGAATGGATGAACTTTCTCATCCTCAAAATTTATTGGCTGATTGGACCTGTTTTCCTAATCCTTTTCAATCCTCTTTAACCATCCAATTCAACCCGGGTTTATTTCCTTTAATAAAATTTGAATTATTTAATTCTACCGGGGCAAAAGTGGATGAAATGCTATGGATGTCCAATCAAGGCCAATCTGTCGAGTTTCATCCTAAAACTAACTTAGCTTCAGGTACTTACCTGTTAAAGGCCTCCTTCCGTAACCAAACTTTAGGTACTAAAGTCCTGCTGAAAAATTAAATTAATTTCCGGACGATTGGGTATTGGTCGAAAATTTAATACCTCCTTGTTGGTATCTTAATTATTAGTTTAGTTTTGCCCTCCATTTGAAAACTTGAACTAGTTGAAACTCTTCCACCATTGTATTAATCTATTGGTTGGTAGGATTTAGGTAAATCTAATTGAATTATTCACTAACAAGTAGTTAGGGTTTGGATAAGGGATTTTTTACAAACCTGTTTTTTGATATTAACCCTTATCAAATTACTAACTTCCATGTCCAAAAGAAATTTTGTTTTCCTGGTCTTGCTTTTCGCAATTTCATACCGCTTATCTGCACAGCAGGAAGTAGATTATACATCCGAAAATAAGATCGCTTCTGATTCTCTGGTTTCAGATTCCTTGGTTAAAAAGAAAAGTCCTTACCGTTTTCTGCCAAGAATTTTTCTTGGAGCCGGTGGCTTTATTTTTCAAGGGGATATCAAGGATAAAGAGGTTCCGGGAATCCATATGTTTGGCAATAGGGTAGGGTGGGATGCAGGTTTTTCTATCAACCTTTCCAATTCATTAGATATTTCCCTTTCTTATCTTCAAGGTAAATTAAGTGGAAATGAAAATGGAAAATCTTACCACCGGAATTTTGAAAATAAATTCTGGAATACGCAAATCAACCTGGAGTATAATTTTTATAACCTAATTAAACGGCAAACCATGCTTTACCCATTTGTAAACATTGGTTTTGCATACATGAATTACCAGGTTTCGGAAGATTTGGGTAGCTTTCAGGATTCTTGCAACTGCTTGTTACCATATTATTACTGGCCAGATGGCATGTCAAGGGTTGGACCTCCCGGAAACTACTTCGATACCCGGCCAGCCTATAACGATCGGGATTATATCTATGAACATTCTGTGCTTAAATCAAAGCAAACTTTTGCCATTCCTATTGGATTAGGGATAGGCTTTAATATCTCCAATAAGCTAAGCTTTAAAGTTGGTTCACAGTACTTTGTCTCCTTCTCCGACGATTTAGATGCCGATACCAAATTGGCGAATAACCCATCCGACTACAAAGGAAAAAGCGGAAATGATGGCTACATTTACACGTATGCACGTTTTAGCTTCAATGTCTATTCCAAGAAGGAAAAGATCAATTACGAAGATTTTCTTTTTATGACCTATGAAGATTTGGATGGCGATGGGGTAATTGACCTTTATGACAAATGCCCCGAAACTCCCGAAAATATTGAAACAGATGCCTGGGGTTGCCCGCTCGATTTTGATTCGGATGGTATTCCGGATTACCTTGATCTGGAAGTAAATACCCCCGATTCGGCAGTAACTGATTTATATGGTGTAACCATTGATAAAGAAAGTCTGGATATAAAGGAAGGAAATCCTATTTATCGAAAAGATTTGGAGGATTATTTAATAGAGCAAAATCCTTCGGCCTATACTATTCACGTAGGTACTTATGGACGTAGCATTCCCATGGCATTTCTCCAAAAGCTCAAAACAATGGAAGGTTTGGTTGAAACCCGTCTCAATGATAGTACTGTCGTTTATACCATCGGCAGTTACAACGACTTTAAGCAAGCTCAATCCCGTCAAGAGCAACTTTTGAACGAAGGTTACGACCAAGCATTTGCCGTTAAGGAAAAGAAAGTCAACGCTGTTGCTTCCAGCCTACAACCCCTGAGTCCCGAACCTACCGAATTTAAAACCAGAAAGAAAAAGGAAGCGGAAGAGCCCATTCCGGTCAAAGCCAAAAGCATTGAAACTGTTAAACGGAAAGATGTGCTTACCTTTAAGGTGGAACTAAGCGGCTACCACGTTAAAGTAGCTTTGTTAAAACTGTCTTCATATATCGCTAAATATGGTGTAGAAATGGTCAATAATGGTCCGGAGGATAGACGTTTCCTAGTAGGTAGCTTCGAGAATCCAACCGAGGCCGAAGAAATTAGGAGGGAGATCATTAAAGCCGGACTCAACCAGGCCGGGATAAGAGCATACTTGAATAATCAATCCATAAGCCTTGAAGATGCATTGGATGTGTACGAGATTTTACACACCAAAAATTAGTTCGAATTAAACCAAAGCATACCTTTCGGGTCCATTTACCATGCGCCGGAAAGTGATTTTTTTCTTAGTGGGTTTGTCATCCATGGTGAAAGCCCAAAAAACCGACACCTTAAAACTTAACCTGGTGTGTAATTCCGTCCCTGTTGAGCTTGGTGTTTCCTTCTGGTGCCCGGAATTAAAGGATTCGGTTCGAATTAATAAGTTGCTTACCTACCTGAGTTTACCATATTCTTCTAATTCAAAGGCGAAGAAAGAATACAAATTGGTCGATTTTGCTTCCTTAAAGTCTTGCCGATTGCTGTATAAAAAATCATCCCAGCCGCTTCAGTTGGATATTGGGGTTGACAGCCTCACTAACCTCCAAACCAATTTTTCAAACGATTTGGATCCTATTCATGGAATGTACTGGACCTGGCAAAATGGATTTATTCATTTTAAACTGGAAGGGAGTTTCCTTCCAATGAATTCCATCGAAAAACATTTTCAATTTCATTTAGGTGGTTATTCCTTTCCCAATAATTCAGTTCAACATTTGGAAATTGTTAATCCCGGCTCCACCTCCGGATTAGAGCTGAATATCTACCCTTTGATTGCTTATATCAGGCAACTGGGTAAGTTAGACTTGCTTTCTCCCGGCGCCGAGGCCAATGAAGGAATGAAAATTGTTCAATCCTGCTTCTCTGTAAAACCATGAAGGCGAAAATTGGTATTTTGTTTCTTGCCCTGGCTTGTATCTCCTTAAAGGGTAACTGGCACATTCCGTCCTATTTTCCCAAACCTTTGCAAGCACTTCCTCAAAACAAGCATCAGGTGTTTTTAGGGCGTAAATTGTTTTACGATCCACTTCTCTCCGAAAACAACAGCATTTCCTGTTCTTCCTGTCATTCACCCTACAATGGTTTTGCCCATACCGATCATGCGTTGAGCCATGGAATTGACGATCAAATAGGAAACAGAAACGCCCCGGCCTTATTTAACTTAGCTTGGCAATCCCTGTTTATGTGGGATGGAGCTATTAATCGCCTCGACGCCCAGGTATTAGCACCCATTCACAACCCACGCGAAATGGGTTCTTCCATCAACCGGGTTATTTCTAAACTCCAAACGTCAAGTTCTTACCCGCTTTTATTCAAAAAAGCCTTTGGTGATACGGCAATTACTTCCCATAGAATCATTACTGCCATTGCCCAATTTGAATTGGGTCTAGTTTCCTTTCATTCCAAATACGACAGTGTTCGCCTGGGTAAGGCCCAATTTTCTTCCCCCGAAAAAAGAGGCTACAACCTATTTCTAAAGCATTGCAACGCCTGTCACACCGAACCTCTCTTCACCTCCGGAAAATTAGCCAATAACGGACTCCCTGTTCTTGAACTACTCCAGGATTATGGAAGGTATTCCATTACCAAAATCCCTTCCGATTCCCTTTTTTTCAAAATCCCTTCGTTGCGCAATCTCCGATATACTTATCCGTATATGCACGACGGACGTTTTTCCCAACTAAACAACGTCTTACGTCATTACCAGGAACTTTCCACCTCCACCCATCCCAAGGCCAAAGCCATCATGCCGGAACCGATTTCCAACAACGATAAAGCCGACATAATAGCCTTTCTCCAATGCCTGGATGATCGAAAATTTATATTTAATCCCCAAAATTTATATCCAAAAGAAGAAAAGCCTTAAACCAATGCTTACATTCGTCGTCCAATCGACGCATGAAATTTAACTACTTTACCTTCATTTTTGCCTGTTGTATTGCACTTCAATCAGCGGCACAAACCAATCCTGCTATTCTTTCCTGGCTGCAAAACACTACCCAAACAGGCAGTTATTATGTCAGCGGAAATCCAACTCCGGTAAGCAACGGCTTGTTGGTTAATTGCCAGCAGGTAGAGTATTCAACCAATTGGGTATATGTTCATACCACCGGTGTTCCCGCCTATCCTACCGGACCTTTTTTAGATGGCAATCCTTCCTTAGCTACCGACCAAGCCGGAATTTTCAAACTTCCCTTGGTTCCGGCTCCCAATACCGGCACT is from Bacteroidia bacterium and encodes:
- a CDS encoding CotH kinase family protein is translated as MISRLSFTILFLYFSPIAILSQTFTGNGGNVPDDGGFYYFDLPISGVTPSNCDTLFGLESVCINVTHTWISDFDIFLVSPSGTQIELTSGNGGDQDGYVNTCFNQESELVISQGAYPFTGTFRPEASLALVNNGQPTNGVWRLLIHDTYPGADEGTLLDWSITFGTNPAIPFHFESSNLPIIRINTFNQTIQDEPKILARMEIVDHPLPLRNFINDLPDDFHGTIGIEHRGASSQSFPKKSFGFEVWDVNQNDSDAAILDLPPQSDWVLHASFTDKTLMRNVMSYQLFNQMGHYASRSRYVELVLNGEYQGVYVLLEKIKKDENRVSISKLTVSDNFGDELTGGYIWKIDRYNGSDNSFAWRSKIHPCDENSPDTNFFLLEYPAADVVTPQQTAYIQSKMDSFELALMSPNFMDESIGYRRHIDFPSFISATIINELSKNVDAYRLSTYLHKDKDSKGGKIKLGPIWDYDLAWRNADYYGGADPAGWQYEVCGDGYQNPFWWKRLMEDTVWQNEFYCQWWHNRSTFLDTAYLANSMRERALFLHEAQQRNFEYWPILGSYVWPNPEPIAQTYSEEIENTIDWIKRRIEWMDAHIPGHCPILDHTGMDELSHPQNLLADWTCFPNPFQSSLTIQFNPGLFPLIKFELFNSTGAKVDEMLWMSNQGQSVEFHPKTNLASGTYLLKASFRNQTLGTKVLLKN
- a CDS encoding outer membrane beta-barrel protein, which translates into the protein MSKRNFVFLVLLFAISYRLSAQQEVDYTSENKIASDSLVSDSLVKKKSPYRFLPRIFLGAGGFIFQGDIKDKEVPGIHMFGNRVGWDAGFSINLSNSLDISLSYLQGKLSGNENGKSYHRNFENKFWNTQINLEYNFYNLIKRQTMLYPFVNIGFAYMNYQVSEDLGSFQDSCNCLLPYYYWPDGMSRVGPPGNYFDTRPAYNDRDYIYEHSVLKSKQTFAIPIGLGIGFNISNKLSFKVGSQYFVSFSDDLDADTKLANNPSDYKGKSGNDGYIYTYARFSFNVYSKKEKINYEDFLFMTYEDLDGDGVIDLYDKCPETPENIETDAWGCPLDFDSDGIPDYLDLEVNTPDSAVTDLYGVTIDKESLDIKEGNPIYRKDLEDYLIEQNPSAYTIHVGTYGRSIPMAFLQKLKTMEGLVETRLNDSTVVYTIGSYNDFKQAQSRQEQLLNEGYDQAFAVKEKKVNAVASSLQPLSPEPTEFKTRKKKEAEEPIPVKAKSIETVKRKDVLTFKVELSGYHVKVALLKLSSYIAKYGVEMVNNGPEDRRFLVGSFENPTEAEEIRREIIKAGLNQAGIRAYLNNQSISLEDALDVYEILHTKN
- a CDS encoding cytochrome-c peroxidase — translated: MKAKIGILFLALACISLKGNWHIPSYFPKPLQALPQNKHQVFLGRKLFYDPLLSENNSISCSSCHSPYNGFAHTDHALSHGIDDQIGNRNAPALFNLAWQSLFMWDGAINRLDAQVLAPIHNPREMGSSINRVISKLQTSSSYPLLFKKAFGDTAITSHRIITAIAQFELGLVSFHSKYDSVRLGKAQFSSPEKRGYNLFLKHCNACHTEPLFTSGKLANNGLPVLELLQDYGRYSITKIPSDSLFFKIPSLRNLRYTYPYMHDGRFSQLNNVLRHYQELSTSTHPKAKAIMPEPISNNDKADIIAFLQCLDDRKFIFNPQNLYPKEEKP